One window of the Rhizobiaceae bacterium genome contains the following:
- the cdd gene encoding cytidine deaminase, with amino-acid sequence MSHDLYLAARSAMAKAYVPYSKFPVGAAIRTEDGRVYAGANIEIASYPEGWCAETTAIGHYVMGGGGRIVEVAVIAERMPRCTPCGGCRQRLAEFTEPSTKLYLCDETGVAETVTMGDMLPYGFRGDILK; translated from the coding sequence ATGTCCCATGACCTCTACCTCGCGGCCAGGTCCGCCATGGCCAAGGCCTACGTTCCCTATTCGAAGTTCCCGGTGGGCGCGGCGATCCGCACGGAGGACGGCCGCGTCTATGCGGGCGCGAATATCGAGATCGCGTCCTATCCGGAAGGCTGGTGCGCGGAAACCACGGCAATAGGCCACTACGTCATGGGCGGCGGCGGAAGGATCGTGGAAGTCGCGGTGATCGCCGAACGCATGCCGAGATGCACGCCTTGCGGCGGCTGCCGGCAGAGGCTGGCCGAGTTCACGGAGCCATCGACAAAACTCTATCTGTGCGACGAGACGGGCGTCGCAGAGACGGTCACCATGGGCGACATGCTGCCCTACGGTTTTCGCGGAGACATACTGAAATGA
- a CDS encoding ABC transporter permease, translated as MSAPYAKLPRWADYGLIPFINLLVAFIVAGLVVLLVGENPFRAAAILIDGAFGRGQNIAYTLYYATNFIFTGLAVAVAFHCGLFNIGGEGQAYIAGLGVAMVALTFDTVLPWWLNFPLAILGAALVGALWALIPAYLQARRGSHIVITTIMFNFIAASIMVYMLVDVLKPLGSMAPQTRTFEPGAQLPKLNWMLEALGLTVRSAPLNVSFLLALVMAFLVWVLIWRTKLGYEIRTMGFSPKAARYAGIREARIIIITMMISGALAGMMALNPIMGDQHRVQLDFVTGAGFVGIAVALMGRSHPAGIVPAAILFGMLYQGGAELAFEMPNISRDMIVIIQGLVILFAGALEHMFRPWVQTVFASFSPRSVGIVKEA; from the coding sequence ATGAGCGCTCCCTACGCAAAGTTGCCTCGCTGGGCGGACTATGGCCTGATCCCCTTCATCAACCTTCTCGTCGCCTTCATCGTCGCGGGGCTGGTCGTGCTTCTGGTCGGCGAAAACCCCTTCCGCGCCGCTGCGATCCTCATCGACGGCGCCTTCGGCCGCGGCCAGAACATCGCCTACACCCTCTACTACGCCACGAACTTCATCTTCACCGGGCTGGCCGTGGCGGTCGCCTTCCATTGCGGCCTGTTCAACATAGGCGGCGAGGGACAGGCCTATATCGCCGGGCTCGGCGTCGCCATGGTGGCGCTGACCTTCGACACCGTGCTGCCCTGGTGGCTCAATTTTCCGCTGGCGATCCTGGGAGCGGCGCTCGTCGGCGCGCTGTGGGCGCTGATCCCCGCCTACCTGCAGGCGAGACGCGGCTCGCACATCGTCATCACCACCATCATGTTCAACTTCATCGCCGCGTCGATCATGGTCTACATGCTGGTCGACGTGCTGAAGCCGCTGGGGTCCATGGCGCCGCAGACGCGCACCTTCGAGCCGGGCGCGCAACTGCCCAAGCTCAACTGGATGCTGGAGGCGCTCGGTCTCACCGTCCGCTCGGCGCCGCTCAACGTCTCGTTCCTGCTGGCGCTGGTCATGGCCTTCCTCGTCTGGGTGCTGATCTGGCGGACGAAGCTCGGCTATGAGATACGCACCATGGGCTTCAGCCCGAAGGCGGCGCGCTACGCCGGCATCCGCGAGGCGCGCATCATCATCATCACCATGATGATCTCCGGCGCGCTGGCGGGAATGATGGCGCTGAACCCGATCATGGGCGACCAGCACCGGGTACAGCTCGATTTTGTCACCGGCGCGGGCTTCGTCGGCATCGCCGTCGCGCTGATGGGGCGCTCCCATCCGGCGGGCATCGTGCCGGCGGCGATCCTGTTCGGCATGCTCTATCAGGGCGGCGCGGAACTCGCCTTCGAAATGCCGAACATCAGCCGCGACATGATCGTCATCATCCAGGGTCTGGTGATCCTCTTCGCCGGCGCGCTGGAACATATGTTCAGGCCATGGGTGCAGACCGTCTTCGCCTCGTTCAGCCCGCGTTCCGTCGGCATCGTGAAGGAGGCCTGA
- a CDS encoding SlyX family protein: MQGDRLTVLEIRAAEQEHTIEELSGQIAEQWKVIERLQKKVDALTERFLALEEQSAPDIPVTRPPHW, encoded by the coding sequence ATGCAGGGTGATCGACTGACGGTGCTGGAAATCCGTGCGGCGGAGCAGGAGCATACGATCGAGGAACTTTCCGGCCAGATCGCCGAGCAATGGAAGGTGATCGAACGCCTCCAGAAGAAGGTCGACGCGCTCACCGAACGCTTTCTGGCGCTGGAGGAGCAGTCGGCGCCCGACATACCGGTCACCCGTCCGCCGCACTGGTGA
- a CDS encoding ABC transporter ATP-binding protein: MADAAIELIGISKSFGPVKANRDIHLEVRPGTIHGIIGENGAGKSTLMSILYGFYQADSGEIHVGGRPVSIRTPNDAIALGIGMVHQHFMLVENFTVLENIILGAEGEALLGLSIAKARAELARLEREYGLEVDPDALIEELPVGLQQRVEILKALYRGADILILDEPTGVLTPAEADHLFRILRQLKDQGKTVVLITHKLREIMAITDTVSVMRQGTMVATRTTAETTVEELAELMVGRRVLLRVEKGAARPGEIKLEVHNLTVNDGRGVTMVKDVSFIVQAGEIVGIAGVAGNGQSELIEAVAGIRKAVSGSVLLDGKPIDVTGHADPAELRDRGLAHVPEDRHHVGLVLAFEENENSILGYHDDPAYLKGPFLNIDGIIADAEDKIRKYDIRPPNPRLKTANFSGGNQQKIVLAREMEQDPGVLIVGQPTRGVDVGAIEFIHKRLIAMRDAGKAVLLVSVELDEIRSLSDRILVMFDGRIVGERGPEATEGELGLLMAGVERQEAAE; this comes from the coding sequence ATGGCGGACGCTGCGATTGAACTGATCGGCATCAGCAAGAGCTTCGGTCCGGTCAAGGCGAACCGCGACATCCATCTGGAAGTGCGTCCCGGCACCATTCACGGCATCATCGGCGAGAACGGCGCGGGCAAGTCCACGCTGATGTCCATTCTCTACGGCTTCTATCAGGCCGACAGCGGCGAGATCCATGTCGGCGGCAGGCCGGTTTCCATCAGGACGCCCAACGACGCCATCGCGCTGGGCATCGGCATGGTCCACCAGCACTTCATGCTGGTGGAGAACTTCACCGTGCTGGAAAACATCATTCTCGGCGCGGAGGGCGAGGCGCTTCTCGGCCTTTCCATCGCCAAGGCGCGGGCAGAACTGGCGCGGCTGGAACGCGAATACGGCCTCGAAGTCGACCCGGACGCGCTGATCGAGGAATTGCCGGTCGGCCTGCAGCAGCGTGTGGAAATTCTCAAGGCGCTCTATCGCGGCGCCGACATACTGATCCTCGACGAACCGACCGGCGTGCTGACGCCGGCCGAGGCGGATCATCTTTTCCGTATCCTCAGGCAGCTCAAGGACCAGGGGAAGACGGTCGTCCTCATCACGCACAAGCTGCGTGAGATCATGGCGATCACCGACACGGTATCCGTCATGCGGCAGGGCACGATGGTGGCGACCCGGACAACCGCCGAAACCACGGTGGAGGAACTTGCGGAGCTGATGGTCGGCCGTCGGGTGCTCCTGCGCGTCGAGAAGGGCGCGGCCCGGCCCGGCGAGATCAAGCTCGAAGTGCACAACCTGACCGTCAATGACGGCCGCGGCGTCACCATGGTAAAGGACGTTTCCTTCATCGTGCAGGCGGGCGAGATCGTCGGCATTGCCGGTGTCGCGGGCAACGGCCAGTCTGAACTGATCGAGGCCGTCGCCGGCATCCGCAAGGCGGTTTCCGGCTCCGTGCTGCTCGACGGCAAGCCCATCGACGTCACCGGCCATGCCGATCCGGCCGAACTGCGCGACCGCGGCCTCGCCCATGTGCCGGAGGATCGCCATCATGTCGGACTCGTGCTCGCCTTCGAGGAGAACGAGAATTCCATCCTCGGCTACCACGACGATCCTGCCTATCTGAAAGGGCCTTTCCTCAACATCGACGGAATCATTGCCGACGCCGAGGACAAGATACGGAAATACGACATCCGGCCGCCCAACCCACGGCTCAAGACAGCGAATTTCTCCGGCGGCAATCAGCAGAAGATCGTGCTGGCGCGTGAGATGGAACAGGACCCGGGCGTGCTGATCGTCGGCCAGCCGACGCGCGGCGTCGACGTCGGCGCCATCGAGTTCATCCATAAACGCCTGATCGCGATGCGCGACGCCGGCAAGGCCGTGCTGCTCGTCTCGGTCGAACTCGACGAAATCCGCTCGCTTTCCGATCGTATCCTCGTCATGTTCGACGGCCGCATCGTCGGCGAGCGCGGACCGGAGGCAACCGAAGGCGAACTCGGCCTGCTGATGGCCGGCGTGGAACGCCAGGAGGCAGCGGAATGA
- a CDS encoding ABC transporter permease encodes MEAATVLVQLLDATIRVSVPLLLACLAGLYSERAGVFDIGLEGKMLGAAFSGAAAAAVTGSAWLGLAAAIAVAVCLALVHGFASITHRGNQIVSGVAINFIAAGSTIILGQAWFSQGGRTPSLSGAARFETITLPGAEAAKSIPVIGTIYPELISGHSILVYIAFLMVPFTWWVLFRTRFGLRLRAVGENPAAVDTAGVSVAWLRYRAVICTGVLTGVAGAYLSVAQNAGFVKDMTAGKGFIALAALIFAKWKPVPAMLACLLFGFLEAASIRFQGQPWPGIGRVPVQFMQALPYVLTVILLAGFIGKAIPPRAGGVPYVKER; translated from the coding sequence ATGGAGGCGGCGACCGTCCTCGTCCAGCTGCTCGACGCCACCATCCGCGTCTCGGTGCCGCTGCTGCTCGCCTGCCTCGCGGGCCTCTACTCCGAGCGCGCCGGCGTCTTCGACATCGGGCTTGAGGGCAAGATGCTGGGCGCCGCCTTCTCGGGCGCGGCCGCCGCCGCGGTCACCGGCTCGGCATGGCTCGGGCTTGCGGCGGCCATCGCCGTCGCGGTCTGCCTGGCGCTGGTCCACGGCTTCGCCTCGATCACCCATCGCGGCAACCAGATCGTGTCGGGCGTCGCCATCAACTTCATCGCCGCCGGCTCCACCATCATCCTGGGTCAGGCATGGTTCAGCCAGGGCGGCCGCACGCCTTCCCTGTCCGGGGCCGCGCGCTTCGAGACGATCACCCTGCCTGGCGCGGAAGCGGCGAAGAGCATTCCGGTCATCGGCACGATCTACCCGGAACTGATCTCGGGGCATTCCATCCTCGTCTACATCGCCTTCCTGATGGTGCCGTTCACATGGTGGGTGCTGTTCCGCACGCGCTTCGGGCTGCGGCTGCGCGCCGTCGGCGAGAACCCGGCGGCCGTGGACACGGCCGGCGTTTCGGTGGCGTGGCTGCGCTACCGCGCCGTCATCTGCACCGGCGTGCTGACGGGAGTCGCCGGCGCTTACCTCTCGGTCGCCCAAAATGCCGGTTTCGTGAAGGACATGACGGCGGGAAAGGGCTTCATCGCGCTGGCGGCGCTGATCTTCGCGAAATGGAAGCCGGTGCCGGCCATGCTCGCCTGCCTGCTTTTCGGCTTCCTCGAAGCCGCCTCGATCCGCTTCCAGGGCCAGCCATGGCCGGGCATCGGCCGCGTCCCGGTACAGTTCATGCAGGCGCTGCCCTATGTGCTCACTGTCATCCTGCTCGCCGGATTCATCGGAAAGGCCATCCCGCCGCGCGCCGGCGGCGTGCCTTACGTGAAGGAGCGGTGA
- a CDS encoding purine-nucleoside phosphorylase, whose translation MSVSLVERVGSLGARTALVLGSGLGDLVDEVDNAVRIPYGELRGFPQSGVSGHAGTLVAGQFAGVPVLMLAGRAHYYEHGDAAVMRPALEALQEAGIERLILTNAAGSVDAGMPAGSVMLITDHINFSGSNPLFGEQSDRRFVGMSEAYDRPTAAAIERAADATGTPLHKGVYMWFSGPSFETPAEIRMARVMGANAVGMSTVPEVILARFLGMRVAACSVVTNLAAGMTEGELSHQETKDMAPVGGARLATILRKVFADRLIED comes from the coding sequence ATGAGCGTATCCCTTGTCGAACGCGTCGGCAGTCTCGGAGCCAGGACCGCGCTGGTGCTGGGTTCCGGCCTCGGCGATCTTGTCGATGAGGTCGACAATGCGGTACGCATTCCCTACGGCGAGCTGAGAGGTTTTCCGCAGAGCGGCGTCAGCGGCCACGCCGGCACGCTGGTCGCCGGACAATTCGCGGGCGTGCCGGTGCTGATGCTGGCCGGCCGCGCGCATTATTACGAGCACGGCGACGCCGCCGTCATGCGCCCCGCGCTGGAAGCCTTGCAGGAAGCCGGCATCGAAAGGCTGATCCTGACCAATGCCGCCGGTTCGGTGGACGCAGGCATGCCCGCAGGTTCCGTAATGCTGATCACCGATCACATCAATTTTTCGGGTTCGAACCCGCTGTTCGGCGAACAGTCGGACCGCCGCTTCGTCGGCATGAGCGAGGCCTATGACAGGCCGACGGCCGCCGCGATCGAGCGCGCGGCGGACGCCACCGGCACGCCGCTGCACAAGGGCGTCTATATGTGGTTCTCTGGCCCGTCCTTCGAAACGCCGGCGGAAATCCGCATGGCGCGCGTCATGGGCGCCAACGCGGTCGGCATGTCCACCGTGCCGGAAGTCATCCTCGCGCGCTTCCTCGGCATGCGCGTCGCGGCCTGCTCCGTCGTCACCAATCTGGCGGCGGGCATGACGGAAGGCGAGTTGTCGCATCAGGAGACCAAGGATATGGCGCCGGTCGGCGGCGCGCGGCTCGCGACCATCCTCAGGAAGGTGTTTGCCGACCGCCTGATCGAGGATTGA